Genomic window (Saccharothrix australiensis):
CTGCGCCACCCGCTCGGCCCGCAGCTGCTCCTCGGCCGAAGCCCCCTCGGCGGCGTGCGCCAGCAAAGCCAGCGTCTCGCGCACCGCGCCGGGCATCGGGCGGAGCACCTGCGCGACCAGCTCGTCCACCGCCGAGTCGAGTTCGGCGCCGGGCACCACGCGGTTCACCAGACCCGTGCGCAGCGCCTCCTCACCACCCACCCGCCGCCCGGTCAGGCAGAGCTCGGCCGCGCGGGAGTACCCGACCAACCGGACCAGCGGCAGCGTGCCGCCCAGGTCCGGCACGAGGCCCAGGGACGTCTCGGCCATGCAGAACAGCACGTCGTCGGCCGCCACGCGGAAGTCGCATGCCAGCGCCAGCTGGAAACCCGCCCCGATCGCGTGGCCCCGCACCGCCGCGATCGTCACCCGGTCGGGGTCGCGCAACCAGCGAAAACCCTCCTGGAACTCCGCGATCAGCGCCGCGCCCTCATCCGGGCCGCGCAGCGCGATCTCCGCCAGACCGGGCTCGCCCTCGACCCGCGCGCCACCGAACATGCGCCGGTCGAGACCGGCCGAGAAGGCACGACCGGAGCCCCGGACGACCACGACGCGGACGTCCGGGTCCAACTGCGCGCCGATCGTCCGCAACGCCACCCAGGTGGTCGGCGTCTGTGCGTTGAGCACGTCGGGACGGTCGAGCGTGATCGTCGCGCGCGGTCCGTCGACGACGAGCCGCACGCCACCACGCTCCAGCAGGTCGGCGTCGATGGTGGTCGGTGCCGACATGCGCGGGACCTCCGGGTTCGCGAGGGCGTCGGCTCTCCTCGACGCCTTGTGTTACCGGAGGGTAGCTTACTTCTTCTTCGTGCGGGTGGCGCCACCGCGACCGCGCAGCTGGACACCGGACTCGCTCAACACCCGGTGCACAAAGCCGTAGGAGCGCCCGGTGGACTCCGCCAACGCCCGGATGCTCGCGCCCTTTTCGTACTTCTTCTTCAGGTCAGCGGCCAGCTTGTCCCGCGTGGCGCCGGTGATCCGGGCGCCCTTCTTCAGGTCAGCCACCTTGTCCCGCCTTCCGTAGACAGCAGGTCGGGCCGTGAAAGCCCCTGTCGGGGCAATGATCGAACACGACGACCCAGAAGGCCAGCCGATCATGCGAAAAGATCGGTGAGCGGTCGGACGACCACTGAGGGTGGATCAGGCGGGCACGGGTGGAAACCCTTGGCTCAGGCCAACTGCACGAGTTCCAGGTACTCCGCCGACCAGTGGTCCTCGGTGCCGTCGGGCAGCAGGATCACCCGCTCGGGCTCAAGCGCCTCCACCGCACCGGGGTCGTGCGTGACGAGCACGACCGCGCCCTCGTAGCGGCGCAGCGCGTCGAGCACCTGCTCGCGACTGGCCGGGTCCAGGTTGTTCGTCGGCTCGTCCAGCAGCAGCACGTTCGCCGCGCTCGACACCAGGCCCGCGAGCGCCAACCGGGTCTTCTCGCCACCCGACAGGGTGCCGGCGGGCTGCTCCAGCTGCTCGCCGCTGAACAGGAACGTGCCGAGCAGCGACCGGAGCTGCTGCTCCTGCACGTCCGGCGCGGCGTGGCGGATGTTCTGCCACACCGTCGCCTCGTGGTCGAGCGTCTCGTGCTCCTGCGCGAAGTACCCGAGCTTGAGCCCGTGACCCGCGATCACCTCGCCGCTGTCCGGGCGCTCCATCGACCCGATCAGGCGCAGCAGCGTCGTCTTGCCCGCGCCGTTGAGGCCGAGGATCACGACCCGCGAGCCGCGGTCGATCGCCAGGTCGACGCCGCTGAACACCTCGAGCGACCCGTAGGACTTGCTCAGCCCCTCGGCGGTCAGCGGGGTCTTCCCGCACGGCGCCGGCTGCGGGAAGCGGATCTTCGCCACCTTGTCCGCCTGGCGCGTCTCCTCCAGGCCGGACAGCAGCTTCTCGGCGCGGCGCGCCATGTTCTGCGCGGCCACGGCCTTGGTCGCCTTGGCCCGCATCTTGTCCGCCTGGGCCATCAGGGCGCCCGCCTTCTTCTCGGCGTTGGCGCGCTCGCGGCGGCGGCGCTTCTCGTCGGCGGCACGGGCTTCCAGGTACTTCTTCCAGCCCATGTTGTAGATGTCGACCTCGCCGCGCGTCGCGTCGAGGAACCACACCTTGTTCACCACGTCGTCGAGCAGCTCGACGTCGTGGCTGATCACGACCAGCCCGCCGTCGTGCGACTTGAGGAACCCGCGCAGCCAGGCGATCGAGTCGGCGTCGAGGTGGTTGGTCGGCTCGTCGATCAGGAGGATCGTGCTCGACTTCGCGCCGACACCCGCCTCGGACGCGGCGAACAGGATGCGCGCCAGCTCGACCCGGCGGCGCTGACCGCCGGACAGCGTGCGCAGCGGCTGCGCCAGCACCCGGTCCGCGAGCCCGAGGTTGGCGCAGATCCGCGCTGCCTCGCTCTCGGCGGCGTACCCGCCCAGGGCGGCGAACCGCTCCTCCAGCCGGCCGTACTTGCGCACGGCGGCCTGGAGTTCGGCGTCGTCCACCAGCTCGGCCATCGTCGACTGGGCCTTCTCCATGTCGCGCAGCAGCTGGTCCAGCCCGCGCGCGGACAGCACCCGGTCCTTCGCGATGACGGAGAGGTCGCCCTCGCGCGGGTCCTGCGGCAGGTAGCCCAGCTCGCCGGAGCGCCGGACCTCGCCCGCGTAGGGCTGCCCCTCCCCCGCGAGAACGCGCAGGGACGTGGTCTTGCCCGCGCCGTTGCGCCCGACGAGGCCGATGCGGTCGCCGGGCTGGACGCGCAGGGTCGCGTCGGAGAGCAGGATGCGCGAACCGGCGCGCAACTCGAGGTCGGTCGCGGTGATCAAGAAGAACTCCGGGGTGGTGTGGTCGTGCGGGGTCGACGGCGCGGCACGCGCCGGACCTACTCGATCAAGATGACCACGACACCAGTCTACGGGTACCGCGCGACCGAATTAACCACATGTGTCCACCGGCATAACCGACCGTCGCGGGGTGCGCGGGTCGGCGTTCCGGCCGCGGAGGCGTTCCGACCGGGAGGCCCGAGCAGGAGAGGCCCGAGCAGGAGAGAGGCTCAGGGCAGGAGGGAGGCTCAGGGCAGGAGGGAGGCTCAGGGCAGGAGGGAGGCTCAGGGCAGCACGAGGGGTTCGGGCGCAAGCGGGGGTGGCGTCAGTCACGCACGACGACCTCCACCGCGCGGGCGCGGTCGGCGGCTTCGTCCAGCACCGCTCGCCGGGGTTCCGGCACGTCCAGGACGCGCCGGGAGGCGCGGGCGAAGATCGGCTCCAGCCGGCGGTCGGCCCGGAGGGCGTCCAGCGCCTGCCGGTCACCGCCGAGCACCACGGCGTCCAGTTCCGCCAGGCGCGGCAGCAGGACCCTGGCCGCGTCGTCGGCTGCGGCCTGGAGGGCGACGCGGGCCTGCCCTTCGCGGCGGCGGGCGAACCGCTGCTGGGACCAGCCGCCCGCCTTGTTCCGGCCGTGGACCTGGCGGCTGCCGGTCGTGGAAACGAGCACCCGGCCGTCCTGCGCGACGCCGAGGCTGTGGCCGCCCAGGCGGACCAGGAGGAGGCCGAGGCGGCGGGGCCGCGTGGCGTTGGCCAGCAGCGGGCCGAGGTCGAGGCCCTCGGCTTCGCCCGCGGGGGCGAACTCGTCGAAGGCCGCGGCGACCTCCGCGGTCGCGCCGTCACGGGCCGCGACCAGGACGTGGGACGGGGTGGTGCGGGTCGTCGCGATGCCGTCGTGGCGGGCGGCGAACCGGGTGAACCAGCCCGCCAGGCGCTCGGGCGCGACCTCGACGGCCCTGCCGCCGCCGGAGACGGGGCGCACCTTGGTCATGACCGGGCCGACCGAACCGCGGCCGACCCGAGGCACCGCGACTCCGGGCACCGGGTTCCCGGGTGCGGCGACGTCGGTCGCCGTGGCATCGCGCCTGCGCGTGTCATGCCGGTGCGACGGCCACCCACACCGGCAAGGGGTGGCCGCACTCGGCGGGCGACAGGCGTTGCACCGAGCTGAAGCCCGCGGCCGACAGCTCGTCCGAGACCTGTCGCGGCGACAGCACGCGGTGCCGGGTGGCGACCGCGTTGGCCACCTCCCACGTGCTCCGCCCGCGAACCAGTCGCACGACCTCCAGGGCGTACGACTCGCCGTCGGGTGACCAGTCCCACAACTGGACCGTCACCTGCCGGTCCCTCCCGTGACCCGAGACCTTCGGCGGCGGCGCCGTGGGGCGCAGGCGGCTGAGCCGGTCCAGTTCCGGCACGGCCGCGACGAGGAGCCCGCCCGGCCGCAGCGCCCGGCGGGCCAGCCGGAGCGCCTCGGGCAGGGCGTTCTCGTGGGCCAGCATCGGCAGGAGGTCGTCGCCGGCGCGCACCACGTCGACCGGGTTCGGGGCCGGGCCGTCGACCACGTCCAGCAGGTCGACCACCTGGAGCCCGTCCTCGCCCAGGACCGCGGAGGCCACCCTGGTCAGCGGGTCCTCCGGCACGGGCACGAGGTCCTCGGCGGCGGTCACCCGGACACAGTAGGGCCAACCGATCACCCGACGCCACGGTCCGCGGCGGCCGTGCTCCGGGCAGAGCCATAACGCGGCACAGATAGCCAAGAGGCGACTACCTGGACGGGAGACACCTCATGCACAATATTACCGGCGGGTTTACACGAACCGAAGCAAGAGCAATCACCACTTGACAGAACGAGTGCCCTCCCAGTGAACTCTTAACCCGTATGGCCCAACCACTGACTCCGCCTGGCAGCCATCAACGCACCGTGTTGGCGGGTAGGGTCACTGGGGCGTGATCTAATGACAGCGGGGAGTCACAATGACCAACGCTGCCGGTCGACCCAACCTGTCCGTCGACGAACTCGACTCGACGGGACACGGCAGTCTTGCGCAACTCCTGACCACGGGACCGTTCCCCGAGGCGTTGCGAGCGGCGATCAAAGCCAGCAGGCTGAGCCTCGACCGCATCCAGCACCGGCTTGCTCTGCGCGGGGTCACCATCAGCGTCGCGACGCTGAGCTACTGGCAGTCCGGCCGACGCCGACCGGAGCGACCCGAGTCGCTGGAGGCGCTGCGCCACCTGGAGACCGTGCTCGGCGTGCCGCAGGCGGGCCTGTCCGCGCTGCTCGGCCCGCCGAGGCCGCGCGGCAGGCGCTCGCGGCCCACGACGATGATGCCGATCGACGCGCTGTGGGCGCGCCGCGAGCGGGTCGCGAACCTGCTCACGAAGGTCGACACGTCGTCCGACGTCAAGCTCGGCCGGATCAGCCAGCACGACCGCATCGAGATCGCGGCCGACGGAGGGCAGCGGTCGGCCTGGGTGCGGCAGATCCTGCGCGCCGAGCAGGACGGCCCGGACCGCTGGGCGCTGGTGTTCGAGACCGAGGAGTCCGACGTCCTGCCCCGGGTCGCGAACCTGCGCAACTGCCACCTGGGACGGGTCGCCGAGGACACCGACGCGAACATCATGGTCGCGGAGCTGATGTTCGACCGGCCCCTGACCAGGGGCGAGACCATCATCATGGAGTACGAGCTGCTGTTCGCCGAGGGTCACTACCCGGCAGGCAACAACACGTTCGCCCGCAAGTTCCGGCTCCCGGTGCGCGAGTACGTGATCGAGGTGCGGTTCGACCCCTCGTACCTGCCGTCGCGCTGCCAGCAGTTCAGCGTGCCCGCCGGGGACGACACGCCGTCGCGGCGGCGCAACCTGGCGTTGGACAACGCCGGCGGTGTGCACGCGGTGGCCCTCGGGTTCGGGCCAGGTGTGTTCGGCATCCGCTGGGAGTGGCCGAAGTAACCGACCGGCGCACCCGCACGACGTGCACCGGACCGCGGGCGTCGGGGCACTCCACCGGATCGCGGTGACGGCCCTCGGGACACGTGCCCGAGGGCCGTCGCCACATCCACCACCGCTCACAGCACGAACGCGTCCGTCCAGAGCTGGCCGGTGCGCCCAGACAGCGCGTCGAGCAGCGCGGCGGCCTGGTTGTCGGTCAGCGAGGCGACGAAGTCCACCACCGCCCGCCCCCGCGCGAGCGCCCGGACGGCGTCCGGACCGGACGGCCGGTCGCCCGTCGCGCCGACCAGCGCCGCCGGGTCCGCCCGGAACAGCGCGGCGTACTCGGCGCTCGCGAGGTCGACCAGGTCGTGCAGGCGGCGCGGCAGCCGGTTCGCCTCGTGCCGGTCGGTGACCCACTGCTCCAACGCCTCCAGCAACGCCGTCAGCAGCCTCGCCTGACCGCGCTGGTGCAGGGCGAGGTCGGGGCGCAGCAGCACGAACCTCCGGTGCACGAACTTCAGCACCTGCACCTCGTGCCACTGCCGGACCGCCAGGACGACGTGACCGGACCTGGTGGTGGGCTCCTCGACCACACCGACCGCGTCCACCAACCGCCGCGTCCACCGGGCCGAGAAGCCCGCCACCGCCTGCTCCGCCTCGACCGAACCGTCGAACGGCACGGACAGCAGCCCGTCGAC
Coding sequences:
- a CDS encoding helix-turn-helix domain-containing protein, giving the protein MADLKKGARITGATRDKLAADLKKKYEKGASIRALAESTGRSYGFVHRVLSESGVQLRGRGGATRTKKK
- a CDS encoding enoyl-CoA hydratase/isomerase family protein; protein product: MSAPTTIDADLLERGGVRLVVDGPRATITLDRPDVLNAQTPTTWVALRTIGAQLDPDVRVVVVRGSGRAFSAGLDRRMFGGARVEGEPGLAEIALRGPDEGAALIAEFQEGFRWLRDPDRVTIAAVRGHAIGAGFQLALACDFRVAADDVLFCMAETSLGLVPDLGGTLPLVRLVGYSRAAELCLTGRRVGGEEALRTGLVNRVVPGAELDSAVDELVAQVLRPMPGAVRETLALLAHAAEGASAEEQLRAERVAQVRRLAELSALAEGSALAKGQALAEGSA
- a CDS encoding acVLRF1 family peptidyl-tRNA hydrolase, which gives rise to MTKVRPVSGGGRAVEVAPERLAGWFTRFAARHDGIATTRTTPSHVLVAARDGATAEVAAAFDEFAPAGEAEGLDLGPLLANATRPRRLGLLLVRLGGHSLGVAQDGRVLVSTTGSRQVHGRNKAGGWSQQRFARRREGQARVALQAAADDAARVLLPRLAELDAVVLGGDRQALDALRADRRLEPIFARASRRVLDVPEPRRAVLDEAADRARAVEVVVRD
- a CDS encoding ABC-F family ATP-binding cassette domain-containing protein; protein product: MITATDLELRAGSRILLSDATLRVQPGDRIGLVGRNGAGKTTSLRVLAGEGQPYAGEVRRSGELGYLPQDPREGDLSVIAKDRVLSARGLDQLLRDMEKAQSTMAELVDDAELQAAVRKYGRLEERFAALGGYAAESEAARICANLGLADRVLAQPLRTLSGGQRRRVELARILFAASEAGVGAKSSTILLIDEPTNHLDADSIAWLRGFLKSHDGGLVVISHDVELLDDVVNKVWFLDATRGEVDIYNMGWKKYLEARAADEKRRRRERANAEKKAGALMAQADKMRAKATKAVAAQNMARRAEKLLSGLEETRQADKVAKIRFPQPAPCGKTPLTAEGLSKSYGSLEVFSGVDLAIDRGSRVVILGLNGAGKTTLLRLIGSMERPDSGEVIAGHGLKLGYFAQEHETLDHEATVWQNIRHAAPDVQEQQLRSLLGTFLFSGEQLEQPAGTLSGGEKTRLALAGLVSSAANVLLLDEPTNNLDPASREQVLDALRRYEGAVVLVTHDPGAVEALEPERVILLPDGTEDHWSAEYLELVQLA
- a CDS encoding helix-turn-helix transcriptional regulator; this translates as MTNAAGRPNLSVDELDSTGHGSLAQLLTTGPFPEALRAAIKASRLSLDRIQHRLALRGVTISVATLSYWQSGRRRPERPESLEALRHLETVLGVPQAGLSALLGPPRPRGRRSRPTTMMPIDALWARRERVANLLTKVDTSSDVKLGRISQHDRIEIAADGGQRSAWVRQILRAEQDGPDRWALVFETEESDVLPRVANLRNCHLGRVAEDTDANIMVAELMFDRPLTRGETIIMEYELLFAEGHYPAGNNTFARKFRLPVREYVIEVRFDPSYLPSRCQQFSVPAGDDTPSRRRNLALDNAGGVHAVALGFGPGVFGIRWEWPK